From a region of the Helianthus annuus cultivar XRQ/B chromosome 5, HanXRQr2.0-SUNRISE, whole genome shotgun sequence genome:
- the LOC110939045 gene encoding ankyrin repeat-containing protein NPR4, with protein sequence MTKEKLFLKARLQRDIQQSGATLRGYFLLLLKWATRIFLIYEIGAMKDLITPIKDIKGNNMLHMVAKKAKQNQIQNVSGAALEMQRELSWFKEVEQLIPPSYRQRKNIAGETPRDLFAKEHAYLISKGKDWMNNYMLVATLIATIVFAAAFTLPGGYKQDTGIPFFRKEPSLIIFVISNAVSLISSSTSVLIFLSILTSRYAERDSMQLLPSRLMFGIATLFLSIVTMMIAFSASFFLLYKGKLEWVPITITCLAGVPVILFARMQFHLLVDIFDYTYRSKYHFKPKKRSLYY encoded by the exons atgACAAAGGAGAAGCTATTCCTAAAAGCGAGATTGCAAAGGGATATACAACAGAGTGGAGCTACCCTTCGCGGGTACTTTTTGTTGCTACTAAAATGGGCAACACGCATTTT CTTGATATATGAGATTGGTGCAATGAAAGATTTAATAACTCCTATTAAAGACATAAAAGGCAATAACATGTTGCATATGGTTGCAAAAAAGGCTAAGCAAAATCAAATTCAAAACGTGTCTGGGGCTGCTTTAGAAATGCAACGAGAGTTATCATGGTTCAAG GAGGTAGAGCAATTGATCCCACCTAGTTATAGACAAAGGAAGAATATAGCTGGTGAAACACCACGAGACTTGTTCGCCAAGGAACATGCATACTTAATATCCAAAGGCAAGGACTGGATGAATAACTATATGCTGGTTGCAACCCTCATAGCCACCATTGTATTTGCAGCTGCGTTCACACTTCCTGGTGGATACAAACAGGACACAGGTATTCCATTTTTCCGCAAAGAACCGTCCCTCATTATTTTTGTGATCTCAAATGCGGTTTCTTTAATATCCTCGTCAACCTCAGTCCTCATTTTCTTATCCATCCTCACATCTCGTTATGCGGAGCGTGATTCCATGCAATTGTTACCTAGCAGACTAATGTTTGGTATTGCTACACTCTTCCTCTCTATTGTAACTATGATGATTGCATTTAGTGCGAGTTTCTTTTTACTTTACAAAGGGAAGCTGGAATGGGTGCCCATCACTATCACCTGTTTGGCGGGCGTGCCGGTTATTCTATTCGCCAGAATGCAATTTCACCTTCTAGTGGATATTTTTGACTACAcgtatagatcaaaatatcactTTAAGCCCAAGAAACGTTCTCTTTACTATTAA